A genomic region of Scomber japonicus isolate fScoJap1 chromosome 5, fScoJap1.pri, whole genome shotgun sequence contains the following coding sequences:
- the ric8b gene encoding synembryn-B isoform X1, with translation MDLNNIVSQLDSANQEQIETILLQFNRENSHTFTFNQREEPLRSKLCQSVLTVLGRQSKPSCQKTCLETLRILSRDKRVLAPVATREGMLILGGMAKLHAGDGGGDNQKTPQEDTQSEEEERVVVEALKCLCNIVYNSSAAQQVSVDVQLAHGLCANLRVARTWHHEVGLFTLRLLFLLSALRSDLRGSLRRDWHAVRLLTEVLEHTLDVRWVGPYEAARPDPQALPMPAEDNERAMEALKAMFNLTLSNAGGEEDDHQFRLIAAILRHLLMLKTETEEKTEEAHSHAVNLLNNLPVSCLDVLIDMPVQGGQDKYGGKNMDAIQMLIDFMEKRIDKQGSNYKEGLTPVLSLLTEGSRHHREIRRHIKAQVLPPLKDVKIRPEIGTAIRNKLVRLMTHVDMGVKQTAAEFLFVLCKESVDNLLKYTGYGNAAGLLVARGLLAGGRGDTQYSEDEDSDTEEYKSAKPFINPITGHVEEPMPNPIEEMTEEQKEYEAEKLVCMFDKLSRQNVIRPMGVRPDGTLAPLEETLCDPPEDISESDSD, from the exons ATGGATCTGAATAACATCGTGTCGCAGCTGGACTCTGCCAACCAGGAGCAGATTGAGACTATTCTGCTGCAGTTTAATCGGGAG AACAGTCACACCTTCACTTTTAACCAAAGGGAGGAACCCTTGCGGAGT AAGctgtgtcagagtgtgttgACAGTGCTCGGGAGGCAGTCGAAACCCAGCTGTCAGAAGACATGTCTGGAGACACTTCGCATCCTGTCCAGAGACAAGCGTGTCCTCGCACCTGTAGCCACCAGGGAGGGCATGCTGATCCTGGGTGGGATGGCAAAGCTGCATGCTGGAGACGGAGGAGGTGACAACCAGAAAACCCCTCAGGAAGACACTcagtcagaggaggaggagagggtggTTGTGGAGGCCTTGAAGTGCCTATGTAACATAGTGTACAACAGTTCTGCAGCTCAGCAGGTCAGTGTAGATGTGCAGCTGGCACATGGCCTGTGCGCCAACCTGCGTGTAGCCCGCACATGGCACCACGAGGTGGGTCTGTTCACCTTGCGCCTTCTCTTCCTGCTGTCCGCCCTGCGTTCTGACTTGAGAGGGAGCTTGAGGAGAGACTGGCATGCGGTGAGGCTACTGACAGAGGTGCTGGAACACACCCTGGATGTGCGCTGGGTTGGTCCATATGAAGCTGCCCGTCCAGATCCGCAGGCCCTGCCCATGCCTGCAGAGGACAATGAGCGAGCAATGGAAGCACTCAAAGCCATGTTCAACCTCACGCTTTCTAATGCTGGTGGTGAG GAGGATGACCACCAGTTCCGACTCATCGCTGCCATCCTGCGTCACCTGTTGATGCTAAAGACtgaaacagaggagaaaacagaGGAAGCACACAG CCATGCCGTCAACCTGCTGAATAACCTGCCTGTGTCCTGCCTGGACGTGTTAATCGACATGCCTGTCCAGGGTGGACAAGACAAATACGGGGGGAAAAACATGGATGCGATACAGATGTTAATTGACTTCATGGAGAAAAGGATCGACAAG CAGGGCTCCAACTACAAAGAGGGTCTGACTCCGGTGCTCAGCCTTTTGACTGAAGGATCCCGACACCACAGAGAGATCCGCAGACATATCAAAGCACAG GTACTTCCCCCACTGAAAGATGTGAAGATCAGGCCAGAGATCGGCACAGCCATCAGAAACAAGCTGGTTCGTCTCATGACACATGTGGATATGGGTGTGAAGCAGACGGCTGCAGAGTTTCTCTTTGTCCTCTGTAAAGAGAGCG TGGACAACCTATTGAAGTACACAGGGTACGGAAACGCAGCAGGACTCCTGGTGGCTCGAGGACTCCTggcaggagggagaggagacacTCAGTACTCAGAAGATGAAGACTCAGACACAGAGGAGTACAAATCTGCCAAACCGTT CATCAACCCCATCACTGGTCATGTGGAGGAGCCAATGCCGAACCCCATTGAAGAGATGACTGAGGAGCAGAAGGAGTACGAAGCCGAGAAACTTGTCTGTATGTTTGATAAGTTGTCAAG gCAGAATGTGATTCGACCCATGGGTGTCAGGCCGGACGGGACGTTAGCACCACTTGAAGAAACTCTGTGCGATCCGCCTGAAGACATCTCAGAATCAGACTCCGATTAG
- the ric8b gene encoding synembryn-B isoform X2: protein MDLNNIVSQLDSANQEQIETILLQFNRENSHTFTFNQREEPLRSKLCQSVLTVLGRQSKPSCQKTCLETLRILSRDKRVLAPVATREGMLILGGMAKLHAGDGGGDNQKTPQEDTQSEEEERVVVEALKCLCNIVYNSSAAQQVSVDVQLAHGLCANLRVARTWHHEVGLFTLRLLFLLSALRSDLRGSLRRDWHAVRLLTEVLEHTLDVRWVGPYEAARPDPQALPMPAEDNERAMEALKAMFNLTLSNAGGEEDDHQFRLIAAILRHLLMLKTETEEKTEEAHSHAVNLLNNLPVSCLDVLIDMPVQGGQDKYGGKNMDAIQMLIDFMEKRIDKGSNYKEGLTPVLSLLTEGSRHHREIRRHIKAQVLPPLKDVKIRPEIGTAIRNKLVRLMTHVDMGVKQTAAEFLFVLCKESVDNLLKYTGYGNAAGLLVARGLLAGGRGDTQYSEDEDSDTEEYKSAKPFINPITGHVEEPMPNPIEEMTEEQKEYEAEKLVCMFDKLSRQNVIRPMGVRPDGTLAPLEETLCDPPEDISESDSD from the exons ATGGATCTGAATAACATCGTGTCGCAGCTGGACTCTGCCAACCAGGAGCAGATTGAGACTATTCTGCTGCAGTTTAATCGGGAG AACAGTCACACCTTCACTTTTAACCAAAGGGAGGAACCCTTGCGGAGT AAGctgtgtcagagtgtgttgACAGTGCTCGGGAGGCAGTCGAAACCCAGCTGTCAGAAGACATGTCTGGAGACACTTCGCATCCTGTCCAGAGACAAGCGTGTCCTCGCACCTGTAGCCACCAGGGAGGGCATGCTGATCCTGGGTGGGATGGCAAAGCTGCATGCTGGAGACGGAGGAGGTGACAACCAGAAAACCCCTCAGGAAGACACTcagtcagaggaggaggagagggtggTTGTGGAGGCCTTGAAGTGCCTATGTAACATAGTGTACAACAGTTCTGCAGCTCAGCAGGTCAGTGTAGATGTGCAGCTGGCACATGGCCTGTGCGCCAACCTGCGTGTAGCCCGCACATGGCACCACGAGGTGGGTCTGTTCACCTTGCGCCTTCTCTTCCTGCTGTCCGCCCTGCGTTCTGACTTGAGAGGGAGCTTGAGGAGAGACTGGCATGCGGTGAGGCTACTGACAGAGGTGCTGGAACACACCCTGGATGTGCGCTGGGTTGGTCCATATGAAGCTGCCCGTCCAGATCCGCAGGCCCTGCCCATGCCTGCAGAGGACAATGAGCGAGCAATGGAAGCACTCAAAGCCATGTTCAACCTCACGCTTTCTAATGCTGGTGGTGAG GAGGATGACCACCAGTTCCGACTCATCGCTGCCATCCTGCGTCACCTGTTGATGCTAAAGACtgaaacagaggagaaaacagaGGAAGCACACAG CCATGCCGTCAACCTGCTGAATAACCTGCCTGTGTCCTGCCTGGACGTGTTAATCGACATGCCTGTCCAGGGTGGACAAGACAAATACGGGGGGAAAAACATGGATGCGATACAGATGTTAATTGACTTCATGGAGAAAAGGATCGACAAG GGCTCCAACTACAAAGAGGGTCTGACTCCGGTGCTCAGCCTTTTGACTGAAGGATCCCGACACCACAGAGAGATCCGCAGACATATCAAAGCACAG GTACTTCCCCCACTGAAAGATGTGAAGATCAGGCCAGAGATCGGCACAGCCATCAGAAACAAGCTGGTTCGTCTCATGACACATGTGGATATGGGTGTGAAGCAGACGGCTGCAGAGTTTCTCTTTGTCCTCTGTAAAGAGAGCG TGGACAACCTATTGAAGTACACAGGGTACGGAAACGCAGCAGGACTCCTGGTGGCTCGAGGACTCCTggcaggagggagaggagacacTCAGTACTCAGAAGATGAAGACTCAGACACAGAGGAGTACAAATCTGCCAAACCGTT CATCAACCCCATCACTGGTCATGTGGAGGAGCCAATGCCGAACCCCATTGAAGAGATGACTGAGGAGCAGAAGGAGTACGAAGCCGAGAAACTTGTCTGTATGTTTGATAAGTTGTCAAG gCAGAATGTGATTCGACCCATGGGTGTCAGGCCGGACGGGACGTTAGCACCACTTGAAGAAACTCTGTGCGATCCGCCTGAAGACATCTCAGAATCAGACTCCGATTAG
- the si:dkey-103i16.6 gene encoding NAD-dependent protein deacetylase sirtuin-3, with product MNRSRSSWDKKAPQPPVTRLTRSFSSQTRHSDPAEPQDSGPSPYGKQRKKQTDSALAQDLSQMSVSGQDGVPTSKVKKGPQPSGTRSRGGLASVSRLIKLGRCKNVVVVAGAGISTASGIPDFRTPGTGLYANLEKYNIPYPEAIFNIDYFSNDPQPFFSLAKVLYPGSHRPNYIHYFIRMLHYKGLLLRMYTQNIDGLEKVCGIPDAKLVEAHGSFATASCHLCYTTYPAEEAKQAIMNDNVPICTFCAATVKPDVVFFGEDLPQKYFLHSQDFPKADLLIIMGTSLQIEPFASLVNTVRSTVPRLLLNRCAVGPFEKVPLRRGDHMELGDLKVTVRRFAEMLGWSDEIEELMRSQETVSIPTSVSSSPSVSGQTPGQNTSNSLMSRGASQPLGRMETSRSRPGAQRAASSGSEETDSETDNKSTASSSPSN from the exons ATGAATAGGTCCAGGTCCAGCTGGGATAAAAAAGCCCCTCAACCTCCAGTCACTCGGCTAACCCGCAGCTTCAGCTCCCAGACCAGGCACAGCGACCCTGCAGAGCCCCAAGATTCTGGGCCCAGCCCATATGGAAAGCAGCGCAAGAAGCAGACAGACTCGGCTCTGGCCCAGGACCTCAGCCAGATGAGTGTGAGTGGACAGGACGGTGTTCCTACAAG CAAAGTAAAGAAAGGCCCTCAGCCTTCTGGGACCAGATCCCGGGGTGGTCTTGCCTCTGTGTCACGGCTGATCAAGCTTGGCCGCTGTAAGAACGTGGTGGTGGTGGCCGGAGCAGGGATCAGCACTGCCAGCGGCATACCAGACTTCAG AACTCCAGGAACAGGTCTTTACGCCAACTTGGAGAAGTACAACATCCCTTACCCAGAAGCCATTTTTAACATCGACTACTTCTCCAACGACCCGCAGCCTTTCTTCTCTCTGGCCAAGGTGCTGTATCCTGGCAGCCACAGGCCCAACTACATACACTACTTCATCCGCATGCTTCATTACAAAGGCCTGCTCCTCCGAATGTACACGCAAAACATTGACGGACTGGAGAAAG TTTGTGGCATCCCAGATGCCAAACTTGTGGAAGCTCACGGTAGTTTTGCCACAGCTTCATGTCACCTGTGCTACACTACGTACCCTGCTGAGGAGGCTAAG CAAGCCATAATGAATGACAACGTCCCAATATGCACATTCTGCGCCGCAACAGTCAAACCCGACGTTGTGTTTTTTGGAGAGGACCTTCCCCAGAAGTACTTCCTCCACTCACAAGACTTCCCCAAAGCAGACCTGCTAATCATTATGGGCACGTCTTTACAG ATTGAACCATTTGCCAGCCTGGTGAATACGGTGCGCTCCACTGTGCCACGTCTCCTCCTGAACCGATGTGCTGTGGGTCCGTTTGAGAAGGTCCCACTGCGGAGAGGAGACCACATGGAACTGGGTGACCTGAAGGTTACAGTTCGGAGATTTGCTGAAATGCTCGGTTGGAGCGACGAAATCGAAGAGCTAATGAGGAGTCAGGAAACAGTG AGCATCCCTACATCAGTAAGCAGCTCTCCATCAGTGAGTGGACAGACGCCTGGCCAGAACACATCAAACAGCCTGATGAGCAGAGGAGCATCACAGCCTCTAGGCAGGATGGAGACATCCAGGTCCAGACCAGGAGCTCAAAGAGCAGCCAGCAGCGGCAGCGAGGAGACGGACTCTGAGACAGACAACAAGAGCACTGCATCATCCAGCCCAAGCAACTGa